The following are encoded together in the Mesoplasma sp. JKS002658 genome:
- the pnuC gene encoding nicotinamide riboside transporter PnuC gives MSNRTIEQEFMKTKFKNFLGARDVFKDLKELPKKFQWFLVLGIVIVLVFNFVSVTAKSGESRFLPLQQYDRVLVAGSVFGQNESSAIAVAVLYSLNGLAAFTGVLAVAMIAYNRASQYFWGLINAVFFGLFALSVGYVGDFFMNIILIVGASVGWYLFEIVGLGNKKQKTHSLNWNLAFYLLIVLITFFVIMMWYWALSPAATDLFGKSNNQYVHGGTGVNGQTLQVLDGISSGMNTVGYVMQLTNMSQQFYIWFFLNIVKILKFTGLAGRDTLNVNMLIQFGVWFTISLIGLYKRNFESLFAKYFTKKK, from the coding sequence ATGTCAAATAGAACGATTGAACAAGAATTTATGAAAACTAAATTCAAGAATTTTTTAGGAGCAAGAGATGTTTTTAAAGATTTAAAAGAATTACCCAAGAAGTTCCAGTGATTTTTGGTACTGGGAATTGTAATCGTCTTGGTTTTTAACTTTGTTTCGGTCACTGCTAAAAGTGGTGAATCACGATTTTTACCCTTACAACAATATGATAGAGTGTTGGTGGCTGGATCAGTATTTGGTCAAAATGAGAGTTCAGCAATTGCTGTTGCTGTCCTTTATTCGCTAAATGGATTGGCCGCTTTTACGGGGGTGTTGGCTGTAGCAATGATTGCTTATAATCGCGCTTCACAATACTTTTGAGGATTAATCAATGCTGTTTTCTTTGGTTTGTTTGCTTTGTCAGTTGGTTATGTTGGAGACTTTTTCATGAACATTATCTTAATTGTCGGCGCTTCAGTCGGTTGATATCTGTTTGAAATTGTTGGTTTGGGAAACAAAAAACAAAAAACTCATTCTTTAAATTGAAACTTAGCCTTTTATTTATTAATTGTGCTGATTACCTTCTTTGTAATCATGATGTGATATTGAGCGCTTTCTCCAGCTGCTACTGATTTATTTGGTAAAAGTAATAATCAATATGTTCATGGTGGTACTGGGGTTAATGGACAGACTTTACAAGTTTTAGATGGAATTTCAAGTGGGATGAATACAGTTGGGTACGTAATGCAGTTAACTAACATGAGTCAACAGTTCTACATCTGGTTTTTCTTAAACATTGTTAAAATTCTTAAATTTACTGGTTTAGCTGGTCGTGATACTTTGAATGTTAATATGTTAATTCAATTTGGAGTTTGATTTACAATTTCTTTAATCGGTTTATATAAACGTAATTTTGAGAGTTTGTTTGCTAAGTATTTTACTAAAAAGAAGTAA
- the pfkA gene encoding 6-phosphofructokinase, giving the protein MIKKIGVLTSGGDAPGMNAAISGVIRQASVHGVETYVVFDGYKGLVENNFKKVTPEFATSILNKGGTAIGSARLPEFKEEKVRQVAVENLHKEGIEALVVIGGDGSYMGAQKLTEMGINCVGLPGTIDNDIVSSDYTIGFDTALNTVIESIDKIRDTMESHNRAAVIEIMGNGCGDLPLSAAVATGADVFSIPESKLSKEEICAQVKTLHDQEKRSVIVLVSEKMYDFSSEQLAKDIEAASGYVTRATVLGHVQRGGKPSAADRILGVNCGVFAVEQLVSGHGGLFVGLEDNKLVARDINSTLNMPRKDKTKEIARVRELNRFF; this is encoded by the coding sequence ATGATTAAAAAAATTGGAGTTTTAACATCAGGAGGTGACGCACCTGGGATGAATGCTGCTATTTCGGGAGTGATTCGTCAAGCTTCGGTTCATGGAGTTGAAACCTATGTTGTTTTTGATGGTTATAAAGGATTGGTTGAAAATAATTTTAAAAAAGTCACGCCTGAATTTGCTACTAGTATTTTAAATAAGGGAGGAACTGCGATTGGATCAGCACGTTTACCTGAATTTAAAGAAGAAAAAGTTCGCCAAGTTGCAGTTGAAAACTTGCATAAAGAAGGCATTGAAGCTCTGGTAGTTATCGGAGGTGATGGTAGTTACATGGGTGCTCAAAAATTGACTGAAATGGGAATTAATTGTGTTGGTTTACCAGGAACAATTGATAATGATATTGTTTCATCTGATTATACAATTGGGTTTGATACTGCTTTAAACACAGTAATCGAATCAATTGATAAGATTCGTGATACGATGGAATCTCATAACCGTGCTGCAGTGATAGAAATTATGGGTAATGGATGTGGTGATTTGCCCTTGTCTGCAGCAGTTGCTACTGGTGCTGATGTCTTTTCGATTCCAGAATCAAAATTATCTAAAGAAGAAATTTGTGCTCAAGTAAAGACTTTACACGATCAGGAAAAGCGTAGTGTTATTGTTTTGGTTAGTGAAAAAATGTATGACTTCAGTTCTGAACAATTAGCTAAGGATATTGAAGCTGCATCAGGATATGTAACTCGAGCAACTGTTCTTGGTCATGTCCAAAGAGGTGGGAAACCAAGTGCTGCTGACCGAATTTTGGGGGTTAATTGTGGCGTGTTTGCTGTTGAACAATTAGTAAGTGGACATGGAGGTTTGTTTGTTGGGTTAGAAGATAATAAGTTGGTTGCCCGGGATATTAATTCTACTTTAAACATGCCAAGAAAAGACAAAACTAAGGAAATTGCAAGGGTTCGTGAATTGAACCGCTTTTTCTAA
- the pyk gene encoding pyruvate kinase produces MTKSELSKRVKRTKIVTTIGPATHNTEDIQKLYENGMNTVRLNFSHGSYDEHGARIASTKEIREKLNQPISIMLDTKGPEIRVGKFKDGKQEVSAGQKITIYTDQDSYLNKECGQGEMTVAYDMSQDLKEGDVVLIDDGKLEMTVETVKPGVVECKAFNPYVVKTNKRVNLPGVDFSMPFLAEKDRADLKYGCEQKVDYVAASFVNSADNIKEIRDIFKENNQEDIQIFAKIESQVGINNIDSIIAAADGIMVARGDLGLEIPYYDVPYWEKVIIRKCREVGKPVIVATQMLDSMTNNPAPTRAEVTDVYCAVDWGADATMLSGETAAGDYPFITVNTMATIDRRAEVEFYDKTYYKKLIEHARNTTKGPRADIAAKLSEMAHDGKYEYAITLSKTGELLKTVSKFRPNVAILGVSTSERLWTAFGAWSSIFMNKVDDLDQLNEKALSSIAKTWGAKPGSTILVVRNTDITELVVA; encoded by the coding sequence ATGACTAAATCTGAATTATCAAAAAGAGTAAAAAGAACAAAAATTGTTACTACTATTGGTCCTGCTACTCATAATACTGAAGACATTCAAAAACTTTATGAAAATGGAATGAATACTGTTCGTTTAAATTTTTCTCATGGTTCATATGATGAACATGGTGCAAGAATTGCTTCAACCAAAGAGATTCGCGAAAAATTGAATCAGCCGATTTCAATTATGCTTGATACAAAAGGACCAGAAATCCGGGTTGGTAAGTTTAAAGATGGAAAGCAAGAAGTGAGTGCTGGTCAAAAAATTACCATTTATACTGACCAAGATAGTTATTTAAATAAGGAATGTGGTCAAGGAGAAATGACTGTTGCTTATGACATGTCACAAGATCTTAAAGAAGGTGATGTTGTTTTAATTGATGATGGTAAGTTAGAAATGACTGTTGAAACAGTTAAACCAGGGGTTGTGGAATGTAAAGCTTTCAACCCTTATGTTGTTAAAACTAATAAGCGAGTAAACTTGCCTGGAGTTGATTTTTCGATGCCGTTCTTAGCTGAAAAAGATAGAGCGGATTTAAAGTATGGTTGTGAACAAAAAGTAGATTATGTGGCTGCTTCTTTTGTTAATAGTGCGGATAACATTAAAGAAATCCGTGATATTTTCAAAGAAAACAATCAGGAAGATATTCAAATTTTTGCCAAAATTGAATCACAAGTGGGAATCAATAATATCGATTCAATCATTGCTGCTGCTGATGGAATCATGGTTGCTCGTGGTGATTTAGGGTTAGAAATTCCTTATTATGACGTACCTTATTGAGAAAAAGTGATTATTAGAAAATGCCGTGAAGTGGGAAAACCAGTAATTGTGGCTACCCAAATGTTAGATAGCATGACAAATAACCCTGCCCCAACGCGTGCAGAAGTAACTGATGTTTATTGTGCTGTTGATTGAGGAGCTGATGCTACAATGCTTTCTGGAGAAACCGCTGCAGGAGACTATCCTTTCATTACTGTTAACACAATGGCAACCATTGATCGTCGTGCTGAAGTCGAATTTTATGATAAGACCTATTATAAAAAGTTAATTGAACATGCCCGTAATACCACTAAAGGTCCGCGTGCAGATATTGCTGCTAAGTTATCAGAAATGGCTCATGATGGAAAATATGAATATGCGATTACTCTTTCAAAAACAGGAGAATTGTTAAAAACTGTTTCTAAATTTCGTCCTAATGTAGCTATTCTAGGAGTTTCAACTTCAGAAAGGTTATGGACCGCTTTTGGTGCTTGATCATCAATTTTTATGAACAAGGTTGATGATTTAGACCAATTGAATGAAAAGGCATTATCATCAATTGCTAAAACTTGAGGAGCAAAACCAGGCAGCACGATTCTAGTTGTTCGAAACACTGATATTACCGAATTAGTTGTTGCTTAA
- the thrS gene encoding threonine--tRNA ligase — MKITLLDESIREFDKPLSVKEIAGQIATSLKKITIGALINNQQKVASDFIVEQDCKIELITTKDSKESLLDFFVSTTAAAITAYSLVQNFPDIKIAEEFYNQDEYEFSTTFLDKETIKRDRLPFIQNKLDELTNQRLVIQNKKITVSSDLNLNTYQLHLANKAISERGYAILTTINKENFIFSEPVCVEEKLVKKIKLLDLSGSYWLNDASNVMLQRLHGLAGVSLDQLEKKQLILEERRLSDHRSINKQLEIFHFDQLIGQGLPIWLPNGVALKEQIKTYLKEKEWEYDYVPIETPVIGTLDLYRISGHLSHYNEDMFQPFKARNEEFILKPMSCPHHIAVYRQKQRSYRELPLRYSEHALQHRYESSGSLTGLERVRAMELTDSHIFVRPDQIESEFKSIYRLIEEVLKTFKIKIDYLSFSVRDPEDKEKYFQDDQMWNKAEAELEKVLKDLNLNYKKMVGEAAFYGPKLDIQAKTAQSHEITIATIQLDFLLPQKFDLTYVDDNGGLSRPIMIHRGLIGTYERFIATLLEQTKGNLPLWLAPIQIEIIPVGDEESEKYAKRIQKNLKTDYIRTHLDNRDERLSYKIRDAQIHKIPYQLVLGKKEISDNTITYRKYNSEEQITVSCDEFYLLINQEIKEKM; from the coding sequence ATGAAAATTACTTTATTAGATGAAAGTATTAGGGAGTTTGATAAACCTTTATCAGTAAAAGAAATTGCTGGTCAAATAGCTACTTCTTTGAAAAAAATTACTATTGGTGCCTTAATTAATAATCAACAAAAAGTTGCTAGTGATTTCATTGTTGAACAAGACTGCAAAATCGAGTTAATAACTACTAAAGATAGCAAAGAATCACTTCTTGATTTTTTTGTTTCCACTACTGCTGCAGCAATTACTGCTTATAGTTTGGTTCAAAATTTTCCAGATATTAAAATTGCTGAGGAATTTTATAATCAAGATGAATATGAATTCAGTACAACTTTTTTAGACAAAGAAACCATTAAACGTGATCGATTACCATTCATTCAAAATAAGCTTGATGAATTAACCAATCAAAGGTTAGTCATTCAAAATAAAAAAATTACTGTTTCAAGTGATTTGAATTTAAATACTTATCAACTTCATTTAGCAAATAAGGCAATTAGCGAAAGAGGTTATGCAATTTTAACTACAATTAATAAAGAAAACTTTATTTTTTCTGAACCAGTTTGTGTAGAGGAGAAATTAGTGAAAAAAATTAAGTTATTAGATCTTTCTGGTTCGTATTGACTAAACGATGCTAGTAATGTTATGCTACAAAGATTGCATGGATTGGCTGGAGTTTCTCTTGACCAATTGGAAAAGAAACAATTAATCCTTGAAGAACGTCGTTTATCAGACCACCGTTCGATTAATAAACAGTTAGAAATTTTTCATTTTGACCAATTGATTGGTCAAGGTTTACCAATCTGATTACCAAATGGAGTTGCTCTAAAAGAACAAATTAAAACTTACCTTAAAGAAAAAGAATGAGAATATGACTATGTGCCAATTGAAACTCCCGTCATCGGAACATTAGATCTTTATAGAATTAGTGGACATTTGAGTCATTATAATGAAGATATGTTTCAACCTTTTAAAGCGAGAAATGAAGAGTTTATTTTAAAACCGATGTCTTGTCCTCACCACATTGCTGTTTACCGCCAAAAACAACGTTCTTATCGTGAATTGCCTTTGCGTTATTCTGAACATGCCTTACAACATCGTTATGAATCTAGTGGTTCTTTAACGGGTTTAGAACGGGTTAGAGCAATGGAATTAACCGATTCTCACATTTTTGTTCGTCCCGATCAAATTGAGTCCGAATTTAAATCAATTTATAGGTTGATTGAGGAAGTTTTAAAAACTTTTAAGATTAAAATTGATTATTTAAGTTTTTCAGTTCGTGATCCAGAAGACAAGGAAAAATATTTCCAAGATGACCAAATGTGAAATAAAGCTGAAGCAGAGTTGGAAAAAGTTTTGAAAGACTTAAACTTGAATTATAAAAAAATGGTTGGTGAGGCAGCTTTTTATGGACCCAAATTGGATATCCAAGCTAAAACTGCACAAAGTCACGAAATTACGATTGCCACCATTCAATTAGACTTTTTGTTGCCACAAAAATTTGATTTAACTTATGTTGATGATAATGGTGGTTTGAGTCGCCCTATCATGATTCACCGTGGTTTGATTGGAACTTATGAGCGTTTCATTGCTACTTTATTAGAACAAACAAAAGGCAACCTACCACTTTGATTAGCGCCAATTCAAATCGAAATTATTCCTGTTGGTGACGAGGAAAGTGAAAAGTATGCTAAAAGAATTCAAAAGAATTTAAAAACTGATTATATTCGTACGCATTTAGATAATCGTGATGAAAGATTAAGTTATAAAATTCGCGATGCTCAAATTCATAAAATTCCTTATCAATTAGTTTTAGGAAAAAAAGAGATTTCAGATAATACTATCACTTATCGAAAATATAATAGTGAAGAGCAGATTACTGTTTCTTGTGACGAGTTTTATTTACTAATTAATCAAGAAATTAAAGAGAAAATGTAA
- a CDS encoding tyrosine-type recombinase/integrase gives MEKFIRYLEKQNYSKNTIYSYRYALTDFFKFLGGKTITLFNTSKYLKSQVSKYKPATVQFKKHVILSYLRYSKCKFLDEIESIKIPSISNVFFNTINNQMFETIVETVKKQEVKDLFKILYYTGIRISELKQLKYNKNKNSLIIFGKGMKYREIPILKPINNINFEKYNKYSKKQIYQLIKDYWPNWVTPHTFRRSFCTNLIRKGANIKIVSMIMGHSKIETTARYLHFTSSDIIKELENHFD, from the coding sequence ATGGAAAAATTTATCAGATATTTAGAAAAACAAAATTATTCAAAGAACACAATCTATAGTTACAGATATGCTTTAACCGATTTTTTTAAGTTTTTAGGAGGAAAAACGATCACTTTATTCAACACATCAAAATATTTAAAATCACAAGTAAGTAAATATAAACCAGCAACAGTTCAATTTAAAAAGCATGTTATTTTAAGTTATTTACGTTATAGTAAATGTAAATTCTTAGACGAAATTGAATCTATAAAAATACCTTCAATAAGCAATGTCTTCTTTAATACAATCAATAATCAAATGTTTGAGACAATAGTGGAAACAGTAAAAAAACAAGAAGTTAAAGATCTATTCAAAATTCTTTATTATACCGGTATAAGAATTTCTGAATTAAAACAATTAAAGTACAATAAGAATAAAAATTCTTTAATTATCTTTGGTAAAGGAATGAAATATCGAGAAATACCAATTTTAAAACCAATTAATAATATTAATTTTGAAAAATATAATAAATATAGTAAGAAACAGATTTATCAACTAATTAAAGATTATTGACCAAATTGAGTAACTCCTCATACTTTCAGAAGATCTTTTTGTACTAATTTAATTCGTAAGGGGGCAAACATCAAGATTGTAAGCATGATTATGGGTCATTCAAAAATAGAAACCACAGCTCGATATTTACACTTTACGAGCAGTGATATCATTAAAGAATTAGAAAATCACTTCGACTAG
- a CDS encoding DNA cytosine methyltransferase codes for MIVLQKKSVNNFIMKFKVFEAFAGIGSQRKALETLSELIENFDFEIVATSEWDCFANISYNAMKNKKDKSKKSLEEKIDYLSNFIHSLDSKESIDIQKIVKKGDRFVSLLYESYVSNNNLGNITKITGRNLIGIAENIDVITYSFPCQDLSSASSLHHPSQGMTKGSGSRSSLLWEVERILIELNALDIKPKFLILENVTNILSPEHIENYKKWLEELKKLNYCTQTYILSSEDFGIPQKRKRVIALSVYEGSKINFIDTFKEREKSNLELREKIISEAKALKEEYDRLTYFPKKDLNKILKTNYKNSKYNHEAIDSIPRRTSSRIKMYENNPLLFSECKTERDIYKHKNKKSQFKENCAILSATLTTKQDRHPNAGIISVLDKNGRPNISLKNINWIYKMHYRFL; via the coding sequence ATGATTGTTCTCCAAAAGAAATCAGTCAATAATTTTATTATGAAATTTAAAGTTTTTGAGGCATTTGCTGGAATTGGTTCACAAAGAAAAGCACTTGAAACGCTCTCTGAATTAATTGAAAATTTTGATTTTGAAATAGTGGCAACAAGTGAATGAGATTGCTTTGCTAATATTTCATACAATGCAATGAAAAATAAAAAAGACAAGTCCAAGAAATCATTAGAAGAGAAAATTGATTATTTATCGAATTTTATTCATTCATTAGATTCCAAAGAATCAATTGATATTCAAAAAATAGTTAAAAAAGGTGATAGATTTGTCTCGCTTTTATATGAAAGTTACGTGTCTAATAATAATCTAGGTAACATCACCAAAATAACAGGAAGAAATTTAATTGGCATCGCTGAAAATATTGATGTAATAACTTATTCTTTTCCATGTCAAGATTTGTCATCCGCTAGTTCTTTGCACCATCCGAGTCAAGGAATGACCAAAGGATCGGGTTCAAGATCAAGTTTACTTTGAGAAGTTGAAAGAATCTTAATTGAATTAAATGCCTTAGATATTAAACCCAAATTTTTAATCTTAGAAAACGTGACAAATATTCTTTCCCCAGAACATATTGAAAACTATAAAAAATGATTAGAAGAACTAAAAAAATTAAACTATTGCACACAAACTTATATTTTATCTAGTGAAGATTTTGGAATTCCTCAAAAAAGAAAGCGTGTAATCGCTTTAAGTGTTTATGAAGGTTCAAAAATTAACTTTATTGACACCTTTAAAGAACGAGAAAAAAGCAATCTCGAATTAAGAGAAAAAATTATTTCCGAAGCCAAAGCACTAAAAGAAGAATACGACCGATTAACTTATTTTCCTAAAAAAGATTTAAATAAAATTTTGAAAACAAACTATAAAAATTCGAAATATAACCACGAAGCTATCGATTCAATTCCTCGTCGAACAAGTTCTAGAATAAAGATGTATGAAAACAATCCTCTACTATTTTCCGAATGTAAAACAGAACGTGATATTTATAAACATAAAAACAAAAAAAGTCAATTTAAAGAAAATTGCGCAATTTTGAGTGCTACATTAACCACTAAGCAGGATCGGCATCCAAACGCTGGAATTATCAGCGTTTTAGATAAAAATGGTAGGCCAAATATCTCACTAAAAAATATCAATTGAATCTATAAGATGCATTATAGATTTCTTTAG
- a CDS encoding DNA cytosine methyltransferase — MHYRFLTPRECYLLMGFSEKDYECIKSTDLVSKPVMYRQAGNSIVVNVLVAVFNYIYVLTQKNQL, encoded by the coding sequence ATGCATTATAGATTTCTTACTCCTAGGGAATGTTATTTATTGATGGGTTTTTCAGAAAAAGATTATGAATGCATTAAAAGTACTGATTTAGTCTCTAAGCCCGTTATGTATCGTCAGGCGGGCAATTCAATTGTGGTTAATGTTTTGGTCGCTGTTTTTAATTACATTTATGTGTTAACACAAAAAAACCAGCTTTAA
- the ptsP gene encoding phosphoenolpyruvate--protein phosphotransferase: protein MAKVLKGIGASRGIALGKVLLLKEEQLVIPNDKIKDVEGEVQKFKQGVQASLKDLENLVEITTTKLGAEKAAIFGAHEEIVQDPAIAQDVEELIKNEQKNAIQAVKQVFDKYHQLFLKMDDPYFKERASDVNDVANRLIKHLLGVNIVDLSTINEEVIIVSDDLTPSQTAQLDKKFVKGFVTNIGGRTSHAAIMARSLELPAVLGLKNITEIVTDGAMISANGTTGEVMIELDTDDIAVIKKNQVEFEKNEALLKTYVNQPTITRDQHKVLVEANIGKPADCEAVLKNGGEGIGLFRSEFLYMENDHFPTEEEQFQAYKEVIDQMHGNLVIIRTLDIGGDKRLSYYQFPSEMNPFLGYRAIRFCLDHPDIFKTQLRALLRASAFGSLGIMFPMIATIEEFNQAKALVEECKAELIAANIKFDQQVQVGMMVEIPAAAVNAKNFAKVADFFSIGTNDLIQYSMAADRMNQSVAYLYQPLNPSLLNLIKMTIDGAHTENKWVGMCGEMAGDQLAIPLLLGMGLDAFSMSATSILKTRSIINNLDYQTAQTLSNQALMLSTSKEIESLVQAFLKKNNL from the coding sequence TTGGCTAAAGTATTAAAAGGGATTGGAGCAAGTCGCGGCATTGCTTTAGGAAAAGTTTTACTTTTAAAAGAAGAACAATTGGTTATTCCTAACGATAAAATCAAAGATGTTGAAGGAGAGGTTCAAAAATTTAAACAAGGCGTTCAAGCCAGTTTGAAAGATTTAGAAAACTTAGTAGAAATCACTACTACCAAATTAGGTGCTGAAAAAGCAGCAATTTTTGGTGCACATGAAGAAATTGTTCAAGATCCTGCAATTGCTCAGGATGTTGAAGAATTAATTAAAAATGAACAAAAAAATGCTATACAAGCTGTAAAACAGGTTTTTGATAAGTATCATCAATTGTTCTTGAAGATGGATGATCCCTACTTTAAAGAACGAGCAAGTGATGTGAACGATGTTGCTAATCGTTTAATTAAACACCTCTTAGGAGTTAATATTGTTGATCTTTCTACAATTAATGAGGAAGTCATCATTGTCAGTGATGACTTGACCCCTTCTCAAACTGCTCAATTGGATAAAAAGTTTGTTAAAGGTTTTGTTACTAACATTGGAGGAAGAACTTCGCATGCAGCAATTATGGCGCGTAGTTTGGAACTTCCGGCTGTTTTGGGTTTAAAAAATATCACCGAAATTGTTACTGATGGAGCGATGATTAGTGCTAATGGAACCACTGGAGAGGTGATGATTGAATTAGATACTGATGATATTGCTGTTATCAAAAAAAACCAAGTTGAGTTTGAAAAAAACGAAGCTTTATTAAAAACTTATGTTAACCAACCAACCATCACTCGTGATCAACATAAAGTATTGGTGGAAGCGAATATTGGTAAGCCAGCTGATTGTGAGGCAGTTTTAAAAAACGGTGGAGAAGGTATTGGTTTATTCCGTTCTGAATTCTTGTATATGGAAAATGATCACTTTCCTACTGAAGAAGAACAATTTCAAGCTTACAAGGAAGTTATCGACCAAATGCATGGAAATTTAGTGATAATTCGTACCCTGGATATTGGTGGTGATAAAAGACTATCTTATTATCAATTTCCTTCAGAGATGAATCCCTTTTTAGGTTATCGGGCAATTCGTTTTTGTTTAGATCATCCAGATATTTTTAAAACTCAATTGCGTGCATTATTACGGGCTTCAGCTTTTGGGTCGTTAGGAATTATGTTTCCAATGATTGCTACAATTGAAGAGTTTAACCAAGCCAAGGCTTTGGTTGAAGAATGTAAGGCAGAATTAATTGCAGCAAATATCAAGTTTGATCAACAAGTGCAAGTAGGAATGATGGTTGAAATTCCAGCCGCAGCAGTGAATGCAAAAAACTTTGCTAAAGTGGCGGATTTCTTTTCGATTGGTACTAATGACTTGATTCAATATTCAATGGCTGCTGATCGAATGAATCAATCGGTTGCCTATTTATATCAACCACTAAATCCTTCGCTTTTAAATTTGATTAAAATGACTATTGATGGTGCTCATACAGAAAATAAATGAGTAGGGATGTGTGGAGAAATGGCTGGTGATCAATTGGCGATTCCTTTATTACTAGGAATGGGATTGGATGCATTTTCAATGAGTGCTACTTCAATTTTAAAAACACGTTCAATTATTAATAATCTAGATTATCAAACTGCTCAAACTTTGTCCAATCAAGCATTAATGCTTTCTACAAGTAAAGAAATTGAAAGTTTGGTTCAAGCCTTTCTAAAGAAAAATAATCTTTAA
- the infC gene encoding translation initiation factor IF-3: MMNQNRSQQKRQPEDAINHDIRAKEILIITEDGRRIGPISKKAAIEMAESANLDLLQVGQQESVAIAKIVDYGKYKYEQQKRAKEVKKHQVETQNKEIRLTVKIGEHDLDTKARKAREFIQNGDRVKVSLKFKGREIVYLNQGQDTLMRFYEKLADIAQIEKEPKLNTRFLDMYIVPKKKN; this comes from the coding sequence TTGATGAATCAAAATAGATCGCAACAAAAAAGACAACCAGAGGATGCTATTAACCATGATATTCGGGCAAAAGAAATTTTAATTATTACTGAAGATGGTCGAAGAATTGGACCAATTTCAAAAAAAGCAGCTATTGAAATGGCAGAAAGTGCTAACCTTGATTTATTGCAAGTTGGCCAACAAGAAAGTGTTGCTATTGCCAAAATTGTCGACTATGGAAAATATAAGTATGAGCAACAAAAAAGGGCAAAAGAGGTTAAAAAGCATCAAGTTGAAACTCAAAATAAAGAAATACGTTTGACAGTGAAAATTGGTGAACACGATTTGGATACAAAAGCTCGTAAAGCTCGTGAGTTTATTCAAAATGGTGATCGAGTGAAGGTTTCTTTGAAGTTCAAGGGAAGAGAAATTGTTTATTTGAATCAAGGTCAAGACACTTTAATGCGATTTTATGAGAAATTAGCTGATATTGCTCAAATTGAGAAAGAACCAAAATTAAATACTAGGTTTTTAGATATGTACATTGTGCCTAAAAAGAAAAATTAG
- the rpmI gene encoding 50S ribosomal protein L35, producing MPKMKTKKALAKRVNKNASGKLKRAHAYRSHRATGKTTKQKRHLKKATYIKKVDAKRLESLLQD from the coding sequence ATGCCAAAAATGAAAACCAAAAAAGCATTAGCAAAAAGAGTTAACAAAAATGCTAGTGGAAAACTAAAAAGAGCCCATGCTTATCGTTCTCACCGTGCTACTGGGAAGACTACTAAGCAAAAAAGACATTTAAAGAAAGCAACTTACATTAAAAAAGTAGATGCTAAACGTTTAGAAAGTTTGTTGCAAGATTAA
- the rplT gene encoding 50S ribosomal protein L20, translating to MARVKYGKTTRARRKRWIKRAKGYYGTKSTNFKKAREQVIRSMAYAFVGRKQKKRDFRKLWIMRINAAVRPYGLNYSQFMNGIKLTGLDLNRKMLSELAINQPQEFAKVVEAVKKTLSK from the coding sequence ATGGCTAGAGTAAAATATGGTAAAACTACCAGAGCAAGAAGAAAACGTTGAATTAAGCGTGCAAAGGGATATTACGGAACTAAAAGCACAAACTTTAAAAAGGCTCGTGAACAAGTGATTCGTTCAATGGCATATGCTTTTGTTGGTCGTAAGCAAAAGAAGCGTGACTTTAGAAAATTATGAATTATGCGAATTAATGCTGCTGTTCGTCCTTATGGGTTAAATTATTCACAATTTATGAACGGAATAAAATTAACTGGTTTAGATTTAAACCGCAAAATGCTTTCTGAATTAGCAATTAATCAACCCCAAGAATTTGCCAAGGTAGTTGAAGCAGTAAAAAAAACTTTAAGTAAATAA